Proteins from a genomic interval of Gordonia sp. SL306:
- a CDS encoding alpha/beta hydrolase family protein → MFEYFTGKNYVWNFAVVGALNSGGRIDEVDRACRPLLDIAKGNEDVGTVDFLNSWTAMVDQLVSAADDDAKKGHARTAGQAYVRAANYLITAERMQQAGTPEREATYQRCLDLMELSFELNDPLTRRVAIPFRDTTLPAYFTKPATTDGRPTPVMIQWNGLDSTKEHMYVSEHNQELAARGIATLMVDTPGSGEALRKQGLTSQVNTEEWAAACVDFLEEDPTIDASRIGIVGWSLGGYYAPRAAAFEKRLALCVAWGANHNWGQVQRRRVEREGERPVPHYWDHVMWVWGETDLDAFLEMADGIHLDGVVEKIDVPFLIAHGANDRQIPVDLARRSFDQATNSPKRELRIFTADEGGAEHIGLDDLGHVSDFVANWVADTFAELDAAER, encoded by the coding sequence ATGTTCGAATATTTCACCGGCAAGAATTACGTATGGAACTTCGCGGTGGTCGGCGCGCTCAACAGCGGCGGACGAATCGACGAGGTGGACCGGGCCTGCCGCCCGCTCCTCGACATCGCCAAGGGTAACGAGGACGTCGGCACCGTCGACTTCCTGAACTCGTGGACGGCGATGGTCGACCAGTTGGTGTCCGCCGCCGACGACGACGCGAAGAAAGGGCACGCGCGCACGGCCGGGCAGGCGTACGTGCGCGCCGCCAACTATCTGATCACTGCGGAACGTATGCAGCAGGCCGGAACCCCGGAACGGGAAGCAACCTATCAGCGGTGCCTGGACCTGATGGAACTGTCCTTCGAGCTGAACGACCCCCTGACACGTCGTGTGGCAATCCCATTCCGCGACACCACACTCCCGGCGTACTTCACCAAACCCGCGACCACCGACGGCCGGCCGACCCCGGTCATGATCCAGTGGAACGGTCTGGACAGCACCAAGGAGCACATGTACGTCTCGGAGCACAATCAGGAGTTGGCCGCGCGCGGCATCGCGACCCTGATGGTCGACACCCCGGGATCGGGTGAGGCACTGCGCAAGCAGGGACTCACCTCTCAGGTGAACACCGAGGAATGGGCAGCGGCGTGCGTCGACTTCCTGGAGGAGGACCCCACCATCGACGCCTCGCGGATCGGTATCGTCGGCTGGTCGCTCGGTGGCTACTACGCGCCACGTGCCGCCGCATTCGAGAAGCGGCTCGCGCTGTGTGTCGCCTGGGGTGCCAACCACAACTGGGGTCAGGTGCAACGCCGCCGTGTCGAGCGCGAGGGCGAGCGCCCGGTGCCGCACTACTGGGATCACGTCATGTGGGTCTGGGGCGAAACCGACCTCGATGCCTTCCTCGAGATGGCCGACGGCATCCACCTCGACGGTGTCGTCGAGAAGATCGACGTTCCCTTCCTGATCGCACACGGCGCCAACGATCGACAGATCCCAGTGGACTTGGCGCGACGCTCGTTCGATCAGGCGACCAACAGCCCCAAGCGCGAATTGCGCATCTTCACCGCGGACGAGGGCGGTGCCGAACACATCGGCCTCGATGATCTCGGTCATGTGAGTGACTTCGTCGCGAATTGGGTTGCGGACACGTTTGCCGAACTCGACGCTGCGGAGCGGTGA
- a CDS encoding aromatic ring-hydroxylating oxygenase subunit alpha, which produces MTTFDGSPPLDATPAGSLMPTLGGEYYCDTEIFRGEQENILEAMWICAARSADLTKPGAFRKVQVGRESVLVVRGRDGELRAFLNICRHRGATLCTEEAGVAPRGLRCPYHAWTYRLDGKLFAAPNLGALTDDGGDAIDRRRYGLVEVAVRQWLGYAWVCLADDPPSFESDVIDVVTARLGDREAIERYHIDELTVGRRVVYDVAANWKLIVENFMECYHCATIHPELTEVLPEFAGGFAAQYFVGHGAEFADGVQGFTVDGSAGLTPIPGITPEQDRRYYAITIRPTVFINLVPDHVIVHRMYPMAPDRTVVECDWLYMPDVVEHGRDVERSVELFHRVNVQDFDACERTQPAMASRAYRRGGVLVPSEHHIAEFHAWTVRRLARAEGR; this is translated from the coding sequence ATGACGACCTTCGACGGATCACCGCCTCTCGACGCCACACCGGCCGGATCGCTCATGCCGACCCTCGGTGGCGAATACTATTGCGACACCGAAATATTCCGTGGCGAGCAGGAGAACATCCTCGAGGCGATGTGGATATGTGCGGCGCGCAGCGCCGACCTCACCAAGCCGGGGGCGTTCCGGAAGGTCCAGGTGGGCCGGGAGAGCGTCCTGGTGGTCCGCGGACGTGACGGGGAACTGCGGGCCTTCCTCAACATCTGCCGCCACCGCGGAGCGACGCTGTGCACCGAAGAGGCCGGGGTCGCGCCCCGTGGTCTTCGGTGCCCGTACCACGCATGGACCTACCGACTCGACGGAAAGCTCTTCGCCGCACCCAATCTCGGCGCCCTCACCGACGACGGCGGCGACGCCATCGACCGCAGGCGGTACGGACTCGTCGAGGTGGCCGTACGCCAATGGCTCGGCTACGCGTGGGTCTGTCTCGCCGACGACCCACCGTCGTTCGAGAGCGACGTGATCGATGTCGTCACGGCGCGACTCGGCGATCGCGAGGCCATCGAGCGCTACCACATCGACGAACTCACCGTAGGCCGCCGCGTCGTCTACGACGTCGCCGCCAACTGGAAACTCATCGTCGAGAACTTCATGGAGTGCTACCACTGCGCCACCATCCATCCCGAGCTGACGGAGGTCCTCCCCGAATTCGCCGGTGGGTTCGCCGCGCAGTACTTCGTCGGCCACGGCGCAGAATTCGCCGACGGCGTCCAGGGATTCACCGTGGACGGGAGCGCCGGACTCACCCCCATCCCCGGGATCACCCCCGAGCAGGATCGGCGGTACTACGCGATCACGATCCGGCCGACCGTCTTCATCAACCTGGTCCCCGATCATGTGATCGTCCACCGGATGTATCCGATGGCGCCCGACCGGACCGTCGTCGAGTGCGACTGGTTGTACATGCCCGACGTCGTCGAGCACGGCCGCGACGTCGAACGGTCGGTTGAGCTGTTCCACCGGGTCAACGTGCAGGACTTCGACGCGTGTGAACGGACCCAGCCCGCGATGGCCTCGCGTGCGTATCGACGTGGTGGCGTACTGGTGCCCTCCGAACATCACATCGCCGAGTTCCACGCCTGGACCGTACGGAGACTCGCCCGGGCCGAGGGAAGATGA
- a CDS encoding IclR family transcriptional regulator: MPERAHRTRTRDKSVAGDKSVAAVQSVDRALTVLEIIGKAGTAGVTEIAEELGVHKSTVSRLIAVLESRGFVEQLSDRGKYQLGFSIVRLAGATSARLDLAKVSQDVCDKVAAHSGETTNLAILDGARIINIVEAIGPAEIALHTWVGQSCPAHATSSGKALLSGLSPSAVRDALGEQLEVFTPSTITGFEELDAELSRARDCGWASVREELEIGLNAVASPVRDGDGDVVAALSVSGPAYRLDPATFEEVGDLTSAAAAEISRRLGYGG; this comes from the coding sequence ATGCCCGAACGCGCTCACCGGACCCGCACACGGGACAAGTCCGTCGCCGGAGACAAGTCCGTCGCAGCAGTGCAATCGGTCGACCGCGCCCTCACCGTCCTCGAGATCATCGGAAAAGCGGGGACCGCAGGGGTGACCGAGATCGCCGAGGAACTGGGCGTCCACAAGTCCACGGTCTCGCGGCTGATAGCGGTGCTCGAATCCCGCGGGTTCGTCGAGCAACTCTCGGACCGTGGCAAGTACCAGTTGGGTTTCTCGATTGTTCGGCTGGCCGGGGCCACCAGCGCGCGCCTGGATCTCGCGAAGGTCAGTCAGGACGTATGCGACAAAGTGGCAGCGCACAGCGGCGAGACCACCAACCTGGCGATCTTGGACGGCGCGCGGATCATCAACATCGTCGAGGCCATCGGTCCGGCGGAGATCGCCCTGCACACGTGGGTGGGTCAGAGCTGCCCGGCCCACGCCACGTCGAGCGGCAAGGCGTTGTTGTCGGGCTTGTCGCCCTCGGCCGTCCGGGATGCGCTCGGCGAGCAACTCGAGGTGTTCACCCCGAGCACGATCACCGGGTTCGAAGAGTTGGACGCCGAGCTGAGTCGCGCACGTGACTGCGGATGGGCCAGCGTCCGCGAGGAATTGGAGATCGGCCTCAACGCGGTGGCGTCTCCGGTCCGCGATGGTGACGGCGATGTCGTTGCTGCGCTGAGCGTCTCCGGCCCCGCCTATCGCCTCGATCCTGCCACGTTCGAGGAGGTCGGTGACCTGACATCGGCTGCCGCCGCGGAGATCAGCCGGCGGCTGGGATACGGCGGCTGA
- a CDS encoding competence/damage-inducible protein A yields MSVRAGILVTGTEVLTGRVTDLNGPWVSTRLLALGVDVAHITVCGDRPDDLVAQLRFLADQHLDLIVTTGGLGPTADDLTVATVAGFCGLELSLDTELEAHIADIIRRWQRRPAGEAESGPTRAGIRKQALVPEGAQSIPPTGTAPGVAIAGSTARPAILVLPGPPRELQAMWPDALQTAAVTAALSARTEMRQETIRAYGLSEAELAESLRTANHQISGFDGLEITTCLRHGELEMVTRFAAEHASAYAELAELIMAGHSRQIFSTDGATIDDHVAAALAGRRIATAESCTGGMVAARLTDRSGSSAYVVGGVVSYANEAKTGLLDVPAALIAEHGAVSEQVASAMAEGALRRLDADTAVSTTGVAGPGGGTEFKPVGMVCFGVAFAGRPTVTVTRRFPGDRAAVRALATTAAMHLIADGVAGTTAGERPAADSAPRT; encoded by the coding sequence GTGAGTGTTCGCGCAGGAATACTGGTGACGGGAACCGAGGTCCTGACGGGCCGGGTGACAGATCTGAACGGCCCGTGGGTGTCGACCCGGTTGCTGGCGCTGGGTGTCGACGTCGCACACATCACGGTCTGCGGTGATCGCCCCGACGACCTGGTGGCGCAGTTGCGTTTCCTCGCGGATCAGCATCTCGATCTCATCGTCACCACCGGCGGTCTCGGACCGACCGCCGACGATCTCACCGTTGCGACGGTCGCCGGGTTCTGCGGACTCGAGTTGTCCCTCGACACCGAACTCGAGGCCCACATCGCCGACATCATCCGTCGCTGGCAGCGTCGCCCCGCCGGTGAGGCAGAGTCCGGACCGACCCGTGCCGGGATTCGCAAGCAGGCCCTGGTACCCGAAGGCGCACAATCGATCCCGCCGACCGGAACCGCCCCCGGGGTCGCGATCGCCGGAAGTACGGCGCGGCCGGCGATCCTGGTCCTTCCGGGTCCGCCGCGCGAGCTGCAGGCCATGTGGCCCGATGCGTTGCAGACGGCGGCGGTGACCGCGGCGCTGTCCGCACGGACCGAGATGCGACAGGAGACGATCCGCGCATACGGACTGTCCGAAGCCGAGCTCGCCGAGTCGCTGCGGACCGCCAACCATCAGATCTCCGGGTTCGACGGACTCGAGATCACCACGTGCCTCCGGCACGGCGAGCTCGAGATGGTCACCCGGTTCGCGGCCGAGCACGCGTCCGCCTACGCGGAGCTCGCGGAGCTGATCATGGCCGGCCACTCGCGACAGATCTTCTCGACCGACGGCGCGACGATCGACGACCACGTGGCGGCCGCACTCGCCGGCCGCCGGATCGCGACCGCGGAATCCTGCACCGGGGGCATGGTCGCAGCACGCCTGACCGATCGGTCCGGGTCGTCGGCGTATGTGGTCGGTGGCGTCGTGTCGTACGCGAATGAGGCAAAGACCGGTCTCCTCGACGTCCCGGCCGCGCTGATCGCCGAGCACGGTGCCGTGAGCGAACAGGTCGCCTCGGCGATGGCCGAGGGTGCGCTGCGTCGCCTCGACGCCGACACGGCGGTGTCGACGACCGGTGTTGCCGGCCCGGGCGGCGGGACCGAATTCAAGCCGGTTGGCATGGTCTGTTTCGGTGTCGCGTTCGCCGGACGGCCCACCGTGACCGTCACCAGACGGTTCCCGGGCGATCGTGCGGCGGTCCGTGCACTCGCCACCACCGCCGCGATGCACCTGATCGCGGACGGCGTGGCCGGGACCACGGCTGGCGAACGGCCCGCGGCCGACAGCGCCCCCAGAACATGA
- a CDS encoding TetR/AcrR family transcriptional regulator, with protein MFVVASRSDQTARTRERLLETAERLFALHGIASVSSRQISKAAGQGNNYAVGHHFGDKTGLIRAILETHNARIDVIRGERLGDLAEATDVRDWIECLIRPEIEHLVSLGATSYYARFCAHMAADPQTGYLLYESVAVSHPLTEVMTGFYRVLPTIPKRVMDARVSMSQNMIIHSLADIERSIEESPTEASTIADRWSDHCDLLIDAAVGLWLAPTKNP; from the coding sequence ATGTTCGTGGTGGCATCGCGTAGTGACCAGACGGCACGGACCCGGGAGCGGTTACTCGAGACCGCCGAGCGGTTGTTCGCGCTGCACGGGATCGCGTCCGTGTCGAGTCGACAGATCAGCAAGGCCGCCGGGCAGGGCAACAACTACGCGGTCGGGCATCACTTCGGTGACAAGACAGGCCTGATCCGAGCCATCCTCGAGACGCACAACGCCCGGATCGACGTGATCCGGGGCGAGCGTCTCGGCGACCTCGCCGAGGCCACCGACGTTCGCGACTGGATCGAATGCCTGATCCGCCCCGAGATCGAACACCTGGTCAGCCTGGGCGCCACGTCGTACTACGCACGGTTCTGCGCGCACATGGCGGCCGATCCGCAGACCGGATACCTGCTGTACGAGTCCGTCGCGGTGTCACACCCGCTCACCGAGGTGATGACCGGGTTCTATCGGGTCCTTCCGACGATTCCCAAACGCGTCATGGATGCACGGGTGAGCATGTCCCAGAACATGATCATCCATTCGTTGGCCGACATCGAGAGATCGATCGAGGAGTCGCCGACAGAAGCATCGACGATCGCCGACAGGTGGTCTGATCACTGCGATCTCCTGATCGATGCCGCCGTCGGCCTCTGGCTCGCTCCGACGAAGAATCCCTGA
- a CDS encoding GMC oxidoreductase yields the protein MTVTRRSFLTGAAVAGAASLLPATATAAPGAGRGVRLTRENHRAIVVGSGFGGGVTALRLTAAGVPVLMLERGKRWPTGPNSNTFPLATAPDKRFLWHKSTGQILGTKFEFEPYLGLVDAVVGDNMTALAPAGLGGGSLVYQGMTLQPAEHVFNEHLPEQLDWQTLNRVYYPRVARMLQIETAPDALIRSKNYLAARVFARNARRAGLPVSKIPMPIDWDYALAELHGKMKPSYTNGAGAMGVNNGGKHSVDVTYIKAAEATGLLTIATMHEVTDVARAANGHWQVHVDRTDLTGKVLERKILTTPTLVMAAGSVHTTRLLVRAAANGGIPDLPDAVGRGWGTNADRIYVWNSPTDAFGTEQGGPVVYGSLNWKNASTAHTVIQASIPPMPVDAHSTMMVGYGVSRDRGHFAFDTGRGDAFLKWPKNGDSKIHLNSIEPTAKRIAGSTGRLIDTNAVVNSTWHSLGGACMGSVCDLDGRVHGQRGLYVIDGALLPGTAAACNPSMTIAALAERALDNIVAKDVGTTI from the coding sequence ATGACTGTGACCCGACGTTCGTTTCTCACCGGAGCAGCCGTGGCCGGAGCCGCGAGCCTTCTCCCCGCCACGGCCACAGCTGCGCCAGGAGCCGGCCGAGGTGTTCGGCTGACCCGGGAGAATCATCGCGCGATCGTGGTGGGGTCCGGTTTCGGTGGCGGGGTCACCGCCCTGCGACTCACCGCGGCGGGTGTTCCGGTCCTGATGCTCGAACGCGGAAAGCGATGGCCAACAGGCCCCAACTCGAACACTTTTCCGCTGGCGACTGCGCCGGACAAGCGTTTCCTGTGGCACAAGTCGACCGGCCAGATCCTCGGCACGAAGTTCGAATTCGAACCCTATCTGGGTCTCGTCGATGCGGTCGTCGGAGACAACATGACGGCCCTGGCCCCCGCAGGTCTCGGCGGCGGATCGCTGGTCTACCAGGGGATGACCCTGCAACCCGCCGAGCACGTGTTCAACGAGCACCTGCCCGAACAACTCGACTGGCAGACCTTGAACCGGGTGTATTACCCACGGGTGGCCCGGATGCTGCAGATCGAGACCGCGCCCGATGCCCTGATCCGTAGCAAGAACTATCTCGCCGCACGTGTGTTCGCCCGGAACGCCCGCCGCGCGGGACTTCCCGTTTCCAAGATCCCGATGCCGATCGACTGGGACTACGCACTCGCGGAACTCCACGGGAAGATGAAGCCGTCCTACACCAACGGCGCCGGCGCCATGGGTGTGAACAACGGCGGCAAGCACAGCGTGGATGTCACCTACATCAAGGCGGCGGAGGCCACCGGGTTGCTGACGATCGCGACGATGCATGAGGTCACCGACGTGGCTCGTGCGGCGAACGGCCACTGGCAGGTGCACGTCGACCGCACGGATCTCACCGGCAAGGTCCTCGAACGGAAGATCCTCACCACCCCGACCCTGGTCATGGCCGCCGGCAGCGTGCACACCACCCGCCTGCTCGTGCGAGCCGCCGCGAACGGCGGTATCCCCGATCTGCCCGACGCCGTCGGACGCGGCTGGGGCACGAACGCGGACCGGATCTACGTGTGGAACAGCCCTACTGACGCCTTCGGTACCGAGCAGGGCGGGCCGGTGGTTTACGGCTCGCTGAACTGGAAGAACGCGAGCACAGCCCACACCGTCATCCAGGCATCCATCCCGCCGATGCCCGTCGACGCACACAGCACCATGATGGTCGGCTACGGAGTCAGCCGGGACCGCGGGCATTTCGCGTTCGACACGGGACGCGGCGATGCCTTCCTGAAGTGGCCGAAAAACGGTGATTCCAAAATCCACCTCAATAGCATCGAACCCACCGCCAAACGCATCGCCGGGTCGACCGGGCGACTCATCGACACCAACGCCGTGGTCAACAGCACGTGGCACAGCCTGGGTGGTGCGTGCATGGGATCGGTCTGCGATCTCGACGGCCGGGTGCACGGCCAGCGTGGCCTCTACGTGATCGACGGCGCGCTGCTTCCCGGTACCGCAGCCGCGTGCAATCCGTCGATGACCATCGCGGCGCTCGCCGAGCGTGCGCTCGACAACATCGTCGCAAAGGACGTCGGGACGACGATCTGA
- a CDS encoding HNH endonuclease signature motif containing protein, with translation MSESDSDRAHASGGDGGEVDVAAVAGQWLPRGMFQQHHPRSHDDLLERQAELATAAAASVGDLPAGENVVELYREFHHLLDRIAGVDTTSASPADLVAVAAEHERAARRMSSIGHRRVMDVCDRDAHTAAGYRSLHNFMAERLRIGDLRHRKEQMAAVSQMYNLQGELLAPRFPQTAAALADGAIGPDHVHTIVNAMARIPAAVAPGLVEAAEASLAYFARDFSPKTLTDLGARILGHLDPDGTVTDQRDRARQRRLLLSKQDAQQMSRLTATLDPTTRAMFNVVLAAWAAPGMNNPDDTQSPTGQREHADPDTLAEAAARDARTPEQRNHDALRALLDYILKSGGLGDSHRGLPPHLIIAITEQELRERAGLGHTTTGATLPIADIVELAAHADLHLAVFADHTREVLHLGTAKRFANQAQRLALFARDGAHCTHPDCDMPFSHTDIHHAERDWADGGRTDIDALAAACPTHNRMVGPKPGQFTTHIVADGPDAGRPAWTRNTDGTGPPNPPRINRRNHIADTLRHHLDDSGLSGDTPARPKEVAPPDYRYAGPMRFTRLVHDGITVEILTPDDLDLAR, from the coding sequence ATGAGCGAGTCCGACTCCGATCGTGCCCATGCGTCTGGTGGTGACGGTGGTGAGGTCGATGTGGCGGCGGTGGCCGGACAGTGGTTGCCGCGGGGCATGTTTCAGCAACATCATCCGCGCAGTCATGACGACCTGCTCGAGCGACAGGCCGAGTTGGCCACGGCCGCCGCGGCGTCGGTCGGTGATCTGCCCGCCGGTGAGAATGTGGTGGAGCTCTACCGCGAGTTCCATCACCTGCTCGACCGCATCGCCGGCGTCGACACCACCAGCGCCTCGCCCGCCGATCTGGTGGCGGTGGCCGCCGAACACGAACGTGCCGCCCGGCGGATGAGTTCGATCGGACACCGCCGGGTCATGGACGTCTGCGACCGCGACGCCCACACCGCCGCCGGCTACCGCTCACTGCACAACTTCATGGCCGAACGGCTGCGCATCGGCGACCTACGCCACCGCAAAGAACAAATGGCCGCGGTCTCGCAGATGTACAACCTGCAGGGCGAATTGCTCGCCCCGCGCTTCCCGCAGACGGCCGCCGCGCTGGCCGACGGCGCGATCGGACCCGACCACGTACACACCATCGTGAACGCCATGGCACGCATCCCGGCCGCGGTGGCACCCGGCCTGGTGGAGGCGGCCGAAGCCAGTCTGGCCTACTTCGCCCGCGACTTCTCCCCGAAAACACTCACCGACCTCGGCGCCCGCATCCTGGGCCACCTCGACCCCGACGGCACCGTGACCGACCAGCGTGACCGCGCCCGCCAACGCCGCCTGCTGCTGAGCAAACAAGACGCCCAACAAATGAGCCGGCTGACCGCCACCCTGGACCCGACCACCCGCGCCATGTTCAACGTCGTACTCGCCGCCTGGGCCGCACCCGGCATGAACAACCCCGACGACACGCAATCACCCACCGGACAACGCGAACACGCCGACCCCGACACCCTCGCCGAGGCCGCCGCCCGCGATGCCCGCACCCCCGAACAACGCAACCACGACGCGTTGCGCGCCCTGCTCGACTACATCCTGAAAAGCGGTGGACTCGGCGACAGTCACCGCGGACTGCCACCCCACCTGATCATCGCGATCACCGAACAGGAACTACGCGAACGGGCCGGCCTCGGCCACACCACCACCGGCGCCACCCTGCCCATCGCCGACATCGTCGAACTCGCCGCCCACGCCGACCTGCACCTGGCCGTATTCGCCGACCACACCCGCGAAGTCCTGCACCTGGGCACCGCGAAACGATTCGCCAACCAAGCCCAACGCCTGGCACTCTTCGCCCGCGACGGCGCCCACTGCACCCACCCCGACTGCGACATGCCGTTCAGCCACACCGACATCCACCACGCCGAACGCGACTGGGCCGACGGCGGCCGCACCGACATCGACGCCCTCGCCGCCGCGTGTCCCACCCACAACCGCATGGTCGGACCCAAACCCGGACAATTCACCACCCACATCGTCGCCGACGGACCCGACGCCGGCCGCCCCGCCTGGACCCGCAACACCGACGGCACCGGACCACCCAACCCACCACGCATCAACCGACGCAACCACATCGCCGACACCCTCCGACACCACCTCGACGACAGCGGACTCTCAGGTGACACCCCCGCACGCCCAAAAGAAGTGGCCCCACCCGACTACCGATACGCCGGACCCATGCGCTTCACCCGACTCGTACACGACGGCATCACAGTCGAAATCCTCACACCAGACGACCTCGACCTGGCCCGGTAG
- the helR gene encoding RNA polymerase recycling motor ATPase HelR, whose protein sequence is MPPSTTSAFDLTRHPAKDDPTLIADDERHFAAMSRSLEQSITDLSARLDVLRQAPGGHGRQALDRDLEVHELGKRLRTLRRYSLDLCLGRVIVGGDEPQYIGRIGLTDATGRQLLIDWRTPAAAPFFAATHADPMGVVSRRRYRWARGRICDYWDEVFSAEGLDGHVVLDDDSAFIAGLGASRSPRMRDVLGTIAADQDSIIRASSRGALVVDGGPGTGKTVVALHRAAYLLYADPRFAGNRGGVLVVGPHEPYLAYVADVLPALGEESVQTCTLRDLLPEGRSASDETDREVARLKASADMVAAIEPAVRFYEEPPTDPLLVETPWSEVWVTTADWAEAFGAPEPGTPHNEGRDEVWESLVSIILDKHSGGDVPKARLRKSLSQNDELVTTFNRSWPMLEAADLVGDLWSVPAYLRMCAPHLSPGEVRKLQRRIPNAWTVSDLPLLDAARLRLGDATASVRRRRRESVLAAERERMDQVVTDLLDAHAHDDGEGVMPMLRGADMRNSLVDETASPTMDADDLAGPFAHIIVDEAQELTDAEWQMLLSRCPSRSLTVVGDRAQARHGFTESWQERLERIGVREVTMASLSVNYRTPEEVMAVAEPAIRAELPDANVPTSIRRSGIPVVEGPTADRDAILERWLAAHDEGTVCVIGDPTFAERPRVRSLTPEHAKGLEFDLVVIVDPERFGSGIEGAVDRYVAMTRATQELVILRSTS, encoded by the coding sequence ATGCCGCCCAGCACCACCAGTGCGTTCGACCTGACCCGTCATCCTGCCAAAGACGACCCCACGCTCATCGCCGACGACGAGCGGCACTTCGCCGCGATGTCACGCAGCCTGGAGCAATCGATAACCGACCTGTCCGCACGCCTCGACGTCCTGCGTCAGGCACCTGGAGGTCACGGCCGCCAGGCGTTGGACCGCGACCTCGAGGTGCACGAACTCGGCAAACGGTTGCGGACACTGCGCCGTTACAGCCTGGACCTCTGCCTCGGCCGGGTGATCGTCGGTGGTGACGAGCCCCAGTACATCGGCCGGATCGGTCTGACCGACGCGACGGGCCGTCAACTGCTCATCGACTGGCGCACGCCCGCCGCGGCACCGTTCTTCGCCGCGACCCACGCCGACCCGATGGGTGTGGTGAGCCGCCGACGGTACCGGTGGGCCCGCGGCCGGATCTGCGATTACTGGGACGAGGTGTTCTCCGCCGAAGGTCTCGACGGTCACGTCGTCCTCGATGACGACTCGGCATTCATCGCAGGCCTCGGCGCCAGTCGGTCGCCACGGATGCGTGACGTACTCGGCACGATCGCCGCAGACCAGGACTCCATCATCCGCGCGAGTTCGCGTGGTGCGCTCGTCGTCGACGGCGGCCCGGGAACCGGAAAGACCGTCGTCGCGCTGCACCGGGCGGCCTACCTCCTGTACGCGGATCCGCGTTTCGCCGGCAACCGGGGAGGTGTGCTCGTCGTCGGACCCCACGAGCCCTACCTCGCCTATGTCGCGGATGTGCTCCCCGCCCTGGGCGAGGAGAGTGTGCAGACCTGCACGCTGCGTGATCTGTTGCCCGAAGGCAGGTCGGCGTCGGATGAGACGGACCGCGAGGTCGCCCGTCTCAAGGCGTCGGCGGACATGGTCGCGGCAATCGAACCCGCTGTCCGGTTCTACGAGGAGCCGCCCACCGATCCCCTTCTGGTCGAGACACCGTGGTCCGAGGTCTGGGTCACCACTGCCGACTGGGCGGAGGCATTCGGGGCCCCCGAGCCGGGCACTCCGCACAACGAGGGACGCGACGAGGTGTGGGAGTCGCTGGTCTCGATCATCCTCGACAAGCACAGCGGCGGCGACGTGCCCAAGGCGCGACTGCGTAAGTCGTTGTCGCAGAACGATGAACTCGTCACGACCTTCAACCGATCCTGGCCGATGCTCGAAGCGGCCGATCTCGTCGGGGACCTGTGGTCGGTTCCCGCCTATCTGCGCATGTGCGCTCCCCACCTGTCCCCCGGCGAGGTCCGGAAACTGCAGCGCCGGATTCCGAACGCGTGGACGGTGTCGGATCTACCTCTCCTGGACGCGGCGCGCCTGCGTCTCGGCGATGCGACGGCCTCGGTCCGTCGACGGCGGCGTGAGTCGGTGCTGGCCGCCGAGCGGGAGCGAATGGATCAGGTGGTGACCGATCTTCTCGACGCCCATGCCCACGACGACGGCGAGGGGGTGATGCCGATGCTGCGCGGCGCGGATATGCGCAACAGCCTGGTGGATGAGACTGCCTCTCCGACAATGGATGCGGATGACCTCGCCGGGCCGTTCGCGCACATCATCGTCGACGAAGCCCAGGAGCTGACCGACGCGGAATGGCAGATGCTGCTGTCCCGCTGCCCTTCCCGAAGTCTCACCGTGGTCGGCGACCGCGCCCAGGCGCGGCACGGGTTCACCGAGAGCTGGCAGGAGCGGCTCGAACGGATCGGGGTCCGCGAGGTCACCATGGCGTCCCTGTCGGTGAACTACCGAACGCCGGAGGAGGTCATGGCTGTCGCCGAACCGGCCATCCGCGCGGAGCTCCCCGACGCGAATGTCCCCACGTCCATCCGTCGCAGCGGCATCCCCGTCGTCGAGGGTCCCACCGCCGACCGCGACGCGATTCTCGAGCGGTGGCTGGCCGCACACGACGAGGGAACCGTCTGTGTCATCGGCGATCCCACGTTCGCCGAGCGGCCACGAGTACGCTCACTCACACCCGAACATGCGAAGGGCCTCGAGTTCGACCTGGTTGTCATCGTCGATCCGGAGAGATTCGGGAGCGGCATCGAAGGGGCAGTCGATCGCTACGTCGCGATGACGCGGGCCACGCAGGAGTTGGTGATCCTGCGCAGCACGTCATGA